The following coding sequences lie in one Populus trichocarpa isolate Nisqually-1 chromosome 14, P.trichocarpa_v4.1, whole genome shotgun sequence genomic window:
- the LOC18105144 gene encoding uncharacterized protein LOC18105144 encodes MEEEPGNPRRSSEESTTPFLSLNDGLIPQLFTSVPSLDEAASYLAQSTSLFTRCFSDYSVEYPSSGFSVTHEQELTTFSSTQNGASLDSDHPSSSGSHSATDTPPMHAGVTINSSEGPSQNTSALVQSNNSGQSGLSMFQGLIERARRTVRGSADDIGWLQRASGMPSVEDGTGRFMEILDNIRHGLHKLPNSIVYLLVPGLFSNHGPLYFVSTKTSFSKMGLACHIAKIHSEASVEKNAREIKEYIEEIYWGSQKRVMLLGHSKGGVDAAAALSLYWSDLKDKVVGLALTQSPYGGSPIASDILREGQLGDYVNIRRLMEIIICKVIKGDMQALEDLTYERRKEFLTKHQLPSELPVVSFHTEAGITPAVLATLSHVAHAELPLMAPLSAGELPKLPVVIPLGAAMAACAQLLQIRYGEKSDGLVTCRDAEVPGSTVVRPKCKLDHAWMVYSSLNGDPSDWDASQVCEALLTLLVEVGQRKRHEFAMKDE; translated from the exons ATGGAGGAGGAACCAGGAAACCCTAGAAGAAGTAGTGAAGAATCAACCACGCCTTTCTtg TCACTGAATGATGGGCTAATTCCGCAGTTATTCACATCAGTGCCATCGTTAGATGAAGCTGCCTCTTATCTAGCTCAATCTACTTCGTTGTTTACCCGCTGCTTCTCTGATTATTCTG TGGAATATCCTTCTTCTGGGTTTTCTGTCACACATGAACAGGAGCTGACAACGTTTTCTTCCACACAAAATGGGGCCTCTCTGGATAGTGATCACCCATCTTCAAGCGGAAGTCATTCTGCCACCGATACCCCTCCTATGCATGCTGGAGTAACAATAAACTCTTCTGAAGGACCATCTCAAAATACTAGTGCACTTGTACAATCAAATAACAGTGGTCAAAGTGGACTTTCAATGTTTCAAGG GCTTATTGAGCGTGCACGGAGGACTGTTCGTGGATCCGCTGACGATATAGGGTGGCTGCAACGTGCTTCAGGTATGCCTTCAGTTGAAGATGGAACTGGAAGGTTTATGGAAATTCTTGATAACATAAG GCATGGTCTACACAAGTTGCCAAATTCGATAGTTTATCTGTTGGTGCCAG GTCTTTTCAGTAATCATGGACCgctttattttgtttctacAAAAACAAGTTTCTCAAAGATGGGTCTGGCATGTCACATTGCCAAGATTCATAGTGAG GCTTCAGTTGAGAAAAATGCCAGAGAGATAAAAGAATACATCGAGGAAATTTACTGGGGTTCACAGAAACGTGTCATGCTTCTTGGACATAGCAAAGGGGGAGTAGATGCAGCGGCTGCTTTGTCATTGTATTGGTCAGATTTGAAAGACAAGGTTGTCGGATTAGCATTAACGCAGAGTCCATATGGTGGTAGTCCGATAGCTTCGGATATTTTACGTGAAGGGCAGCTTGGAGATTATGTAAATATAAGGAGACTTATGGAGATTATAATCTGTAAAGTGATTAAG GGTGACATGCAAGCTTTAGAAGACTTGACTTATGAGAGGAGGAAGGAATTCTTGACGAAACACCAATTGCCAAGCGAGCTTCCTGTTGTATCTTTTCATACTGAAGCAGGCATTACACCTGCTGTTCTAGCCACACTGTCTCATGTTGCTCATGCAGAGTTGCCCTTGATGGCACCTCTATCTGCTGGTGAATTACCAAAACTCCCAGTGGTAATACCCCTTGGTGCTGCAATGGCCGCGTGTGCCCAACTACTACAAATCAGGTATGGAGAGAAGAGTGACGGGCTTGTCACATGCCGGGATGCAGAAGTCCCTGGATCCACAGTAGTGCGACCCAAATGTAAACTGGATCATGCTTGGATGGTCTATTCATCTCTGAACGGCGACCCTTCTGATTGGGATGCTTCTCAAGTGTGTGAAGCTCTGTTAACATTGCTTGTGGAAGTCGGTCAAAGGAAGAGACATGAATTTGCAATGAAAGATGAATGA